One Moorena sp. SIOASIH DNA segment encodes these proteins:
- a CDS encoding four helix bundle protein codes for MRDFKKLKVWEKAHELTLSVYKATQVFPKEELYGLTSQIRRSSVSIPANIAEGCGRNGKAELARFLHIAMGSASELEYHLLLAHNLNLLKAKDYECLAADVTEIKRMLTSFIQKLKAES; via the coding sequence TTGAGAGATTTTAAAAAATTGAAAGTTTGGGAAAAAGCCCATGAGCTGACGTTATCTGTTTATAAAGCAACCCAAGTATTTCCCAAGGAAGAACTGTATGGGTTGACAAGCCAAATCCGCCGCTCTTCCGTTTCAATCCCTGCCAATATTGCCGAGGGATGTGGTAGAAACGGAAAAGCCGAACTAGCCCGTTTTCTTCACATTGCTATGGGTTCAGCCAGTGAACTTGAATATCACCTGTTACTGGCTCACAATCTTAACTTACTCAAAGCCAAAGACTATGAATGCCTGGCAGCAGACGTAACAGAGATTAAACGCATGCTGACCTCTTTTATTCAAAAGCTGAAAGCTGAAAGCTGA